One Triticum dicoccoides isolate Atlit2015 ecotype Zavitan chromosome 5B, WEW_v2.0, whole genome shotgun sequence genomic window carries:
- the LOC119312915 gene encoding putative disease resistance protein RGA3 translates to MSSLGGVIAAAVGKQIVSKLGEYAASEITLQWRYREDVLDLQDKMKDLEAVLLDADDKSRQVGEGGRVFQRWLTKFKRVAYDVEDVLDELDANELIKKSQSKFNLWFSRNNQLLQRIIMPHKMKNVMKKIDEIEKEGRTKLNLVRQEARGEESRNNETFAAYYGDGTKTGMVGRDIEKEKIISLLLTSEANQDIPIIPVVGLGGIGKTTLVESVFADKRVSIFDVSIWFNVSNQFDLNKIGSVILKRIMNNTVNLDNCDLQFYLKKELATRRYLIVLDDLWEEDGNKLEKLKQMLQHGCKGSRIIVTTRNLRVAQQLRTGFLANERKIVPVHESDIINLGVLEPGDCWELMKQRAFGPDDDHSVLEEIGKQIAGKCGGLPLVANALGHVMSEQRTVGAWEDIRDTKVDLGLKEVHQKETLERLLLSYTYMKLEFKMCFTYLAAFPKGFVMDINRLIQQWNALGYIHSRHDGQRCINYLLGMSFLQTPVSALVNPSLLHFNAPSKLVMHDLVHDLASIIVTDEFIDLDATKSTTWNIARYCRHAQLTNFKNDLEVLKYIPRKLRSLHFRDLGGLQLPKKAFSRSKYIRVLDLSGHSAEGQSAPSSVVLPSSINQLKLIRYLDATGLTITSLPKYFHALQNMETLILSNSKLETLPDHVCRLSKLCYLDLSGSNSLSKLPASLGELSQLSFLNLSGCCILQELPESICELAYLHHLDMSHCCALQRMPDKFGSLPKLSFLNLSGCSKLTKLPDNVSLPCLEHLNLSSCHELENLPIDFSHLQKLEFMNLSSCYKVSMLPGSFCQLNHLKYLDLSDCHNLEQLPECFGHLIELEYLNLTSCPKLRQLPESLCKLFKLRCLYLSYCLRLKELPSSFGDLKLQILHMNGLILMDDCPYSIGDMTSLTEFVIDYATFDFLEKIEAIRKRLNFVGTVGHYVHEIESRGCSSIVDLVGLTCSELILKDLQNVRHPEDADRVKLRDKSNIRVLKLHFGNEGGKSVLDRLVPPRTLDNFWLCGYTSMEFPNWMLHISSYIPFLSELTLNGLEACDFLPPLGALPNLRRLFLLNIPNIRKIGKEFYGESGPCKKLRVLLLASMENLVEWWTTESCKENEEFLIPNLHHLNVTDCPKLKFLPYPPRSMKWFLSNSEPVLPERGFGKLLSSIHPSEMALKSCSYSQDKWDRLQHFPTLEIFQVKSITGLKTLPEVIQCFTSLTELNLVSLNELETLPVWLGHLGSLEEIGIGGCPNLTSLPESMKNLTALKKLKLIGCKGLMILPGSLGQLTSLEEIEISDCPNLSSLPESMKNLTALRKLTLTECKGLETLPGSLGQMTSLEEISIGDCSNLTYLPESMKNLTALKKLRLKMCKGLGTLPGWLGQLTSLEEILISICPNLTCLPESIRSLSALKLLRIVECPGLIASCQGEDAGKICHIPTVEYS, encoded by the exons ATGAGCAGTCTGGGGGGTGTGATCGCTGCTGCCGTGGGGAAACAAATCGTCAGCAAGCTTGGTGAATATGCTGCGTCGGAGATCACTCTGCAGTGGAGGTACAGGGAGGACGTGTTAGACCTGCAGGACAAGATGAAAGATCTCGAGGCCGTGTTGCTTGATGCCGACGACAAGTCGCGTCAAGTAGGAGAAGGTGGAAGAGTATTTCAGCGGTGGCTTACAAAATTTAAGCGCGTCGCCTATGACGTCGAGGATGTGCTTGATGAGTTGGATGCTAACGAGCTCATCAAGAAGAGCCAATCCAAG TTCAACTTATGGTTTTCCAGAAACAATCAACTCCTGCAACGAATAATCATGCCCCACAAGATGAAGAACGTGATGAAGAAAATAGACGAAATTGAAAAGGAGGGGAGAACGAAACTCAACCTTGTGCGTCAAGAAGCCCGGGGAGAAGAGAGCAGAAACAATGAAACTTTTGCAGCCTATTATGGTGATGGCACGAAAACTGGAATGGTGGGGAGGGATATCGAGAAGGAGAAGATAATCAGCCTGCTACTGACAAGTGAAGCTAACCAGGATATCCCCATCATTCCAGTTGTTGGCCTTGGTGGCATAGGTAAGACAACATTGGTTGAATCAGTTTTTGCAGACAAGAGGGTCAGTATCTTTGACGTCTCAATCTGGTTTAATGTGTCCAATCAGTTTGATTTGAACAAAATTGGGAGTGTAATCCTGAAAAGAATAATGAATAACACTGTCAACCTTGACAACTGCGATTTGCAGTTTTATCTGAAAAAAGAACTTGCTACTAGAAGATACTTGATTGTTCTGGATGATCTCTGGGAGGAAGATGGAAATAAACTTGAAAAGTTGAAGCAGATGTTACAGCATGGCTGCAAGGGTAGCCGTATTATAGTAACTACCCGAAACCTACGAGTAGCGCAACAATTGCGCACTGGTTTCCTTGCAAATGAGAGGAAAATTGTCCCAGTTCACGAGTCTGACATAATAAATTTGGGTGTTTTAGAACCTGGCGACTGTTGGGAATTAATGAAGCAAAGGGCATTTGGGCCTGATGATGACCACAGTGTCTTGGAAGAAATTGGAAAGCAAATTGCGGGGAAGTGTGGGGGCTTACCTCTCGTGGCGAATGCTCTTGGGCATGTAATGTCCGAGCAAAGGACCGTGGGGGCATGGGAAGATATAAGAGACACCAAGGTTGATCTGGGTTTGAAAGAAGTACATCAGAAAGAAACATTAGAGAGGCTATTGCTGAGCTATACCTACATGAAACTAGAATTCAAAATGTGTTTCACGTACTTGGCAGCCTTCCCCAAGGGCTTTGTCATGGACATCAATCGCTTAATCCAGCAATGGAATGCTCTTGGATACATTCATTCCAGGCACGATGGTCAAAGGTGCATCAATTACCTTCTGGGGATGTCCTTTCTTCAGACTCCGGTGTCTGCTTTG GTTAATCCAAGTCTGTTGCATTTCAATGCTCCCTCGAAACTCGTCATGCATGATTTGGTGCATGATCTTGCATCAATAATTGTTACTGATGAATTCATTGATCTAGATGCTACCAAAAGCACCACTTGGAACATAGCTCGTTACTGCCGACATGCACAGTTAACCAACTTCAAGAATGATCTTGAGGTTCTGAAATATATTCCACGCAAGCTTAGATCCCTCCACTTTAGGGATCTGGGGGGACTGCAACTCCCGAAAAAGGCTTTTTCTCGGTCCAAGTACATACGTGTCTTGGACCTAAGTGGACATTCAGCTGAAGGCCAATCTGCTCCAAGTAGCGTGGTGCTACCATCTTCCATTAATCAATTGAAGCTAATTAGGTATCTTGATGCAACAGGCTTGACAATAACATCACTTCCTAAGTATTTTCATGCACTTCAAAACATGGAAACTCTTATTCTGTCCAATTCCAAGCTTGAAACCTTGCCTGACCATGTTTGTCGCCTCAGCAAACTTTGCTATTTGGATCTATCTGGTAGTAATAGCCTCAGTAAGCTACCTGCATCACTAGGGGAGCTCTCTCAACTCTCTTTCCTCAATCTATCCGGGTGTTGTATACTCCAAGAGTTGCCTGAATCAATTTGTGAGCTTGCATACTTACACCACCTAGACATGTCACATTGTTGTGCTCTTCAAAGGATGCCTGATAAATTTGGTAGCCTTCCTAAACTCTCATTCTTAAACTTGTCAGGTTGCTCAAAGCTCACCAAACTACCTGACAATGTAAGCTTACCGTGTTTAGAGCATCTGAACCTATCAAGTTGCCATGAGCTAGAAAACCTGCCAATTGATTTCAGCCACCTTCAGAAACTTGAGTTCATGAACCTGTCTAGTTGCTACAAGGTTTCAATGCTGCCAGGATCATTTTGCCAACTTAATCATTTGAAATACCTAGATCTTTCAGATTGCCATAACCTCGAACAACTCCCTGAATGTTTTGGTCACCTCATCGAGCTTGAATATTTGAACCTAACAAGCTGTCCTAAACTCCGACAATTGCCAGAGTCACTATGCAAGTTGTTTAAGCTGAGGTGTCTCTATTTGTCATATTGTCTGAGACTCAAGGAGCTCCCCTCCTCATTTGGCGACCTGAAGCTTCAAATACTTCACATGAATGGCCTTATACTTATGGATGACTGCCCTTATAGcattggtgacatgactagtctcaccgagtttgtgattGATTATGCAACTTTTGATTTTCTTGAAAAGATTGAAGCCATTCGAAAGCGTCTAAATTTTGTGGGCACAGTAGGGCATTATGTACATGAGATAGAGAGTAGAGGATGCAGCAGTATAGTGGATCTTGTTGGACTGACTTGTTCAGAGCTGATACTTAAAGACCTTCAGAATGTCAGGCATCCAGAAGATGCAGACAGAGTCAAACTGCGTGATAAATCAAATATTCGAGTACTAAAACTTCACTTCGGAAATGAAGGAGGTAAATCTGTGCTGGACAGGCTCGTACCTCCTAGGACTCTTGATAACTTTTGGCTATGTGGGTATACGAGCATGGAATTCCCTAACTGGATGCTTCACATCTCGTCCTACATCCCTTTTCTCAGTGAACTGACTCTGAATGGTTTGGAAGCATGTGATTTTCTTCCTCCATTAGGGGCACTACCAAATTTGAGAAGGTTGTTTCTGTTGAACATTCCCAACATTAGGAAAATTGGTAAGGAATTCTATGGAGAGAGCGGACCTTGTAAGAAACTAAGAGTACTGCTACTGGCGTCGATGGAGAATTTGGTGGAATGGTGGACAACAGAGTCATGTAAAGAAAACGAAGAGTTTCTAATACCTAATTTGCATCATTTGAATGTAACAGACTGCCCAAAGTTGAAGTTCCTACCATATCCCCCAAGAAGTATGAAGTGGTTTTTGAGCAACAGCGAACCAGTTTTGCCAGAGCGAGGATTTGGAAAGCTCTTATCTTCCATTCATCCTTCTGAGATGGCTCTAAAGAGCTGTAGTTACTCTCAAGACAAGTGGGATAGACTTCAACACTTTCCTACCCTTGAGATATTTCAGGTAAAATCTATCACTGGCTTGAAGACTTTGCCAGAGGTCATACAATGCTTCACCTCTCTCACTGAACTAAATTTGGTATCGTTGAATGAGCTAGAGACACTCCCAGTATGGTTGGGCCACCTCGGCTCTCTAGAAGAAATTGGAATCGGTGGTTGCCCCAACCTGACATCTTTGCCGGAAAGCATGAAGAACCTCACCGCTCTTAAAAAACTAAAGTTGATAGGGTGCAAAGGCCTAATGATATTACCAGGATCGTTGGGACAGTTGACTTCTCTAGAAGAAATTGAAATCAGCGATTGCCCCAACCTGTCATCTTTGCCTGAAAGCATGAAGAACCTCACCGCTCTTAGAAAATTGACGTTGACAGAGTGCAAAGGCCTGGAAACATTACCGGGATCCTTGGGACAGATGACTTCTCTAGAAGAAATTTCAATTGGCGACTGCAGCAACCTGACGTATTTGCCTGAAAGCATGAAGAACCTCACCGCCCTTAAAAAACTGAGGTTGAAAATGTGCAAAGGCCTGGGGACATTACCAGGATGGTTGGGACAATTGACTTCTCTAGAAGAAATTTTAATCAGCATTTGCCCCAACCTGACATGTTTGCCTGAAAGCATACGGAGTCTCTCTGCTTTGAAGCTACTCAGAATTGTTGAATGTCCAGGTCTGATTGCTAGCTGCCAAGGGGAGGATGCTGGCAAGATTTGTCACATCCCAACCGTCGAATACAGCTGA